Proteins encoded within one genomic window of Rubripirellula tenax:
- a CDS encoding aldo/keto reductase translates to MSSPVIFGLWPLAGVTTIGVTSQDADATMTAAIDGGITAFDTAFSYGYDGESDRLLGRYLRGDRDRFAVTGKVGQRWSADRKRVVDGQPTTLVADAETSLKRIGIEKFDLLMLHSPDPSVAIETSAEAMGDLMNRGLAVRVGVCNVDEDQLRRFSGAVACSSVQCPLNLLQRQSLDHFIPAAAKAGYDVHVYWALMKGLLAGRIARDHVFAEGDSRPNYEVFQGDARSHAHDVLDKMQGIRESTGKTIAQLSIGWAASQPGVAATLVGARRPEQAAEIAAATRLTADELAMLDAIV, encoded by the coding sequence ATGTCATCTCCCGTCATTTTCGGTCTCTGGCCCCTCGCCGGCGTCACAACCATCGGTGTCACCTCCCAAGACGCTGACGCGACGATGACCGCGGCCATCGATGGCGGCATCACAGCTTTTGATACCGCGTTCAGCTACGGCTACGACGGCGAGAGCGATCGACTTCTGGGACGCTACCTCCGGGGCGACCGCGATCGGTTTGCCGTCACGGGCAAAGTCGGCCAACGCTGGTCGGCTGATCGCAAGCGAGTTGTCGATGGGCAACCCACGACATTGGTCGCCGATGCCGAAACATCGCTCAAGCGAATCGGAATCGAAAAGTTCGACCTGCTGATGTTGCATTCGCCCGATCCGAGTGTCGCCATCGAAACTTCAGCGGAAGCGATGGGCGATCTGATGAATCGCGGACTAGCGGTTCGCGTCGGTGTCTGCAACGTGGACGAGGACCAGTTGCGACGTTTCTCCGGTGCAGTCGCATGTTCGTCGGTCCAGTGCCCGTTGAATCTGTTGCAACGGCAATCGCTAGATCACTTCATTCCCGCGGCCGCAAAGGCCGGGTACGACGTCCACGTTTATTGGGCGTTGATGAAGGGTCTGTTGGCCGGACGAATCGCTCGCGATCACGTGTTTGCCGAAGGCGACAGTCGGCCGAACTATGAAGTCTTCCAAGGCGACGCTCGATCGCACGCCCACGATGTGCTGGACAAGATGCAAGGCATTCGCGAATCGACCGGCAAAACGATTGCCCAATTGTCGATCGGCTGGGCGGCTTCTCAGCCCGGCGTGGCGGCGACATTGGTCGGAGCTAGACGTCCGGAACAAGCAGCGGAAATCGCCGCTGCGACGCGGTTGACCGCCGATGAACTGGCAATGCTTGACGCAATCGTCTAG
- a CDS encoding BBP7 family outer membrane beta-barrel protein, whose translation MKTKFKKLALTAMLLSSSSMAMADNGTSIIGDLPGYGEDAYFDEDAAYADEQTFEADQSVAYDNEEAAEQIAPVGHTERSVVTRAPRRRSVSTPAHAAAYTPVQASQLQPVTYYGDDCGCGPSGGACGVETISMNDCGCGSSSCGGGCGVGRRMNQMFNSCDTNAWASLEALLWFVEPRDTAPLVLGAPTGTLPSIGQQGVTTLFGGQGENELSAGFRVDGGVWLSDHVGIGGRFWMLDDSGDSFNYNGNGTGPSVGRSFFNTSPGVAGEDAIEINQAGRFRGNLQAESSLDIMAAEAYARLRLGRGQHCNVDLIGGYSHFNIDDSLSIRSETINLITIGGNPAGLSRSFVDQFDTENEFNGGQIGFDMIMQRGCWTVSSLTKVHLGNMNQMVNVRGSKTRDERFVGSNVAPVTQAGGVLAGVNPNGTPVSVERDVFAFAPEANFKIGYNFRKNVAFTVGYSFIYFDNVALNGGTIDRMVDGVNVTDFTNPTFNGVNDGDDGLWVHGLDLGVVIDF comes from the coding sequence ATGAAAACGAAATTTAAGAAGCTGGCTCTGACGGCAATGTTGCTCTCAAGTTCTAGCATGGCGATGGCAGACAACGGTACCTCGATCATCGGAGATCTTCCCGGTTACGGCGAAGATGCTTACTTTGATGAAGACGCCGCTTATGCCGATGAACAAACCTTCGAAGCCGACCAGTCGGTCGCTTACGATAACGAAGAGGCCGCCGAGCAAATTGCTCCGGTTGGTCACACCGAACGATCGGTGGTCACTCGAGCCCCGCGTCGACGATCGGTTTCAACACCGGCTCACGCAGCGGCCTACACACCCGTCCAAGCATCCCAGCTGCAACCAGTCACCTACTACGGCGATGACTGTGGTTGCGGACCAAGCGGTGGAGCTTGTGGCGTTGAAACGATCAGCATGAACGACTGCGGATGCGGTTCGTCGTCTTGTGGCGGCGGATGCGGTGTCGGGCGTCGAATGAATCAAATGTTTAACTCCTGCGACACCAACGCATGGGCTTCGCTCGAAGCATTGTTGTGGTTCGTCGAACCTCGCGATACCGCACCGTTGGTGCTGGGTGCACCGACAGGTACTTTGCCGTCCATCGGACAACAGGGCGTCACAACGCTGTTCGGCGGCCAAGGCGAAAACGAATTGTCGGCCGGCTTCCGAGTTGACGGCGGTGTCTGGTTGTCGGACCATGTCGGAATCGGCGGTCGATTCTGGATGCTCGACGACAGCGGTGACAGCTTCAACTACAACGGTAACGGCACCGGACCTTCGGTCGGTCGATCGTTCTTCAACACCAGCCCTGGTGTTGCTGGCGAAGATGCGATTGAAATCAATCAAGCGGGTCGGTTCCGAGGCAACTTGCAAGCGGAAAGCTCGTTGGACATCATGGCGGCTGAAGCCTACGCACGATTGCGTTTGGGACGCGGCCAGCACTGCAACGTGGACTTGATCGGCGGTTACTCGCACTTCAACATCGACGATTCGTTGAGCATTCGCAGCGAAACGATCAACCTGATCACCATCGGCGGAAACCCGGCCGGATTGTCGCGATCGTTTGTCGATCAATTCGACACCGAGAACGAGTTCAACGGTGGTCAAATCGGTTTCGATATGATCATGCAACGCGGTTGCTGGACGGTCAGTTCGTTGACCAAGGTGCACTTGGGTAACATGAACCAGATGGTCAACGTTCGTGGATCGAAGACACGCGATGAACGATTCGTCGGTTCCAACGTGGCACCCGTCACGCAGGCCGGTGGTGTACTTGCCGGTGTCAATCCGAACGGAACTCCCGTATCAGTTGAACGCGACGTGTTCGCCTTCGCTCCGGAAGCCAACTTCAAGATCGGATACAACTTTCGCAAGAACGTTGCCTTCACTGTCGGCTACAGCTTCATCTACTTCGATAACGTCGCCCTGAACGGTGGCACCATCGACCGGATGGTTGACGGCGTGAATGTTACGGACTTCACCAACCCGACATTCAACGGCGTCAACGATGGCGACGACGGATTGTGGGTCCATGGTCTCGACCTGGGCGTTGTCATCGACTTCTAA